The DNA region CCACGGAAGGCGCCGCGCAGCTGGAAGGCTCCAAAGCCTTCACCAAAGATTTCCTCGCGCGTCATAACATCCCGACGGCGGAATATCAGAATTTCACTGAAGTGGAGCCTGCTCTGGCCTACTTACGTGAGAAGGGCGCGCCGATTGTGATCAAGGCCGACGGTCTGGCCGCCGGTAAAGGCGTGATCGTCGCGATGACGCTCGAAGAAGCCGAAGCCGCGGTTCAGGACATGCTGGCAGGTAACGCCTTTGGCGATGCGGGCC from Oceanidesulfovibrio indonesiensis includes:
- a CDS encoding phosphoribosylamine--glycine ligase codes for the protein TEGAAQLEGSKAFTKDFLARHNIPTAEYQNFTEVEPALAYLREKGAPIVIKADGLAAGKGVIVAMTLEEAEAAVQDMLAGNAFGDAGHRIVIEEFLDGEEASFIVMVDGEHVLPMATSQDHKRVGNGDTGPNTGGMGAYSPAPVVTDDVHQRTMDRIIWPTVKGMA